The following coding sequences are from one Neovison vison isolate M4711 chromosome X, ASM_NN_V1, whole genome shotgun sequence window:
- the LOC122897335 gene encoding LOW QUALITY PROTEIN: nucleolar and spindle-associated protein 1-like (The sequence of the model RefSeq protein was modified relative to this genomic sequence to represent the inferred CDS: inserted 3 bases in 2 codons; deleted 2 bases in 2 codons) — MQLARAVPSLEELDSFKYSDLQILAKNLGLRANLRADKLLKALKAQLKLEAKKENENQVVTDQCLSFHDXSQTSASSCEEAELQSHGQEQIEREPPGHGTKTRRCRTVVRNPDTQDHSEVKVSDHTEFQNQEKQEYQDLKTVAEVSSPPDESQGEENAVSSGKRKRNGNDDSKVPSEGKKSLYTDGFSKPGKSKRTISTTPNFKKLHEARFKEMESIDQYIEKKKKNFEEHNAFHELKKQPATKGAVVTPVPVWGRLPLACTPTSQRHSQGQPLGAADKSTLCGKGSAKRSVLSATKMNVRFSAATKENEHKRSLTKSLARKSPHVTISGNTPKGQAVLRIYKIKTTTGNSASVVTPLKLTTQAAQTPVSSKKPVFDLKASLSHPLNYEPHKGKLKPWGQSKENNSLKEHVNRXSFHKKTYKQPPLQTREEQRKQHEQRRKEKKAKVLGARRGLIMAED; from the exons ATGCAGCTCGCCAGGGCCGTGCCCTCCCTTGAGGAGCTGGACTCCTTCAAGTACAGCGACCTTCAGATCCTAGCCAAGAATCTGGGCCTCCGGGCTAACCTGAGGGCAGACAAGTTGTTAAAAGCCTTGAAAGCCCAGCTTAAACttgaggcaaaaaaagaaaatgagaatcagGTCGTGACAGATCAATGTCTTTCTTTCCACG GAAGTCAGACCTCTGCATCATCCTGTGAGGAGGCTGAGCTTCAGAGCCATGGCCAGGAACAAATTGAGAGGGAGCCGCCTGGTCATGGCACCAAAACCAGAAGGTGCAGGACAGTCGTCAGGAACCCTGACACCCAAGATCATTCAGAGGTAAAAGTGAGTGATCACACTGAATTCCAGAATCAAGAGAAGCAGGAA TACCAGGATCTCAAAACAGTTGCAGAAGTGTCTTCACCACCAGATGAGAGCCAAGGAGAGGAGAATGCAGTTtcctcaggaaaaagaaaaagaaatggtaatgatGATTCGAAGGTaccttcagaaggaaagaagtctCTCTACACAGATGGGTTTTCCAAAcctggaaaaagcaaaagaactaTAAGCACAACTCCAAACTTTAAGAAGCTTCATGAGGCTCGTTTTAAGGAAATGGAGTCCATCGATCaatatattgag aaaaaaaagaaaaattttgaagaacACAATGCATTTCATGAACTGAAGAAGCAGCCGGCCACCAAGGGCGCAGTGGTGACTCCAGTTCCTGTCTGGGGAAGGCTCCCCTtggcttgcactcccaccagccAGCGCCACTCGCAGGGCCAGCCACTGGGTGCTGCGGACAAGAGCACCTTGTGTGGGAAGGGCTCTGCCAAGCGTTCTGTGCTCTCGGCAACTAAAATGAACGTCAGGTTTTCAGCTGCTACCAAAGAAAATGAGCATAAGCGTTCACTGACCAAGAGTCTAGCCAGAAAGTCTCCACATGTGACCATATCTGGGAATACCCCGAAAGGCCAGGCTGTGCTCAGGATATACAAAATAAAGACCACAACTGGGAATTCTGCTTCTGTCGTTACACCACTCAAGCTGACAACTCAGGCAGCACAGACTCCAGTCTCCAGTAAGAAGCCAGTGTTTGATCTCAAAGCAAGTCTGTCTCATCCCCTCAACTATGAGCCACACAAAGGCAAACTGAAACCATGGGGTCaatctaaagaaaataattctctgAAGGAACATGTAAACCG TAGCTTCCACAAGAAAACTTACAAACAACCTCCTCTCCAGACTAGGGAGGAACAACGgaaacagcatgagcaaagacgaaaagagaagaaagcaaaggttTTAGGAGCTCGGAGAGGCCTCATTATGGCTGAAGATTAA